The Phyllopteryx taeniolatus isolate TA_2022b chromosome 9, UOR_Ptae_1.2, whole genome shotgun sequence genome contains a region encoding:
- the eif4enif1 gene encoding eukaryotic translation initiation factor 4E transporter isoform X1 codes for MDGDACVEEKNGGDAAQDKVKIEPAATTPHRYTKEELLDIKELPISNERPDCLSEKYDSDGVWDPEKWHASLYPTSGRNSPLEGFKKEYLEDRVPLKRRIPDPRERLKEDDLDVILSPQRRSFGGGCQGNAAPTLHSSRPISPLENKENETLRLGGNRRIGSGRIITARAFEREARLEKERERDVRNFKDKRFRRDFGDKRVFSERRRNDSYAEEEPEWFSGGPTSQSETIELIGFDDKILEDDRRKSRRSRKRTESVKEECNGQLEEQNVSLRSSADQEVPHADVLPEQSTGDFDFNEFFNLEKTMPGLASMIEDVLGEGPVSASRFSQWFSSNLSPSGSCSSSLRSTPHEELEKLAGLEALGTSSGQGPAPFFTPIQSECKEKVDILELLHKAKVDLKPLLSNLSLNKARLRENTHSGAVLSLEEVEGGMKGMKLGSEPQMQKVAPTRRGNGTPFMAEHLEEALTGGPSARPRSRDTDMSAFNKLVSSMKASGTLPTHPKTNSSNQPLDQSMVALTEVPIPPQQPKNIFQELLGGPARSRSPVLLCNLLGNSEVSLAPNSVHGLLHKGPSPPLFPQRSLSPDYFNSHLQHSAGFPVGAQPMMAEPYAEVHRSMSPASAPQHQMRPLSMPVNHADLEALAFQQDLALHAHHQFPSGYNRIQQDKSFRNRPQRLNRSPGPGPQLAGRNSPGSAVTSMLSPSFTPTSVIRKMYATKEKSKDDPSSRSETKDEAAAYSQDENNLPSLHMEATEGNGTQSGGVKSSSKTLPSKDQERLRPHSTRHHTATTAPPGPLSSFQRSVYPVPLLSHVPMVRPPPQLHPNVVQRMFAQGIQPQQLGPALVQAGIYPPHVDLAQLQGLPPAILGQTLYPLSATAGHPLLPPRANSQMQLAMMQQQLQQRQIHQGVPGPQSQSQGLHRMNGPQQHDRSPPPGLAKWFGSDVLDQQLPSMPAKVISVDELEFRP; via the exons TGATGGTGTCTGGGACCCTGAGAAGTGGCACGCCTCGCTGTATCCCACATCAGGGCGTAATTCTCCACTGGAAGGCTTTAAGAAGGAATATTTGGAGGATAGAGTTCCACTGAAACGAAGGATCCCAG ATCCTCGTGAGAGGTTAAAGGAAGATGACTTGGATGTCATACTGAGCCCACAGCGTCGCAGCTTTGGAGGTGGATGCCAAGGGAACGCTGCGCCCACGCTCCACTCCTCCCGACCCATCAGCCCACTTGAAAATAAGGAGAATGAGACTCTCCGTTTAGGAGGGAACCGAAGAATTGGAAGTGGTCGCATCATTACTGCCCGGGCCTTTGAGCGAGAAGCCCGCCTTGAGAAGGAGAGGGAACGGGATGTCAGAAACTTCAAAGACAAAAGATTCAGG AGAGATTTTGGAGATAAACGTGTGTTTAGTGAACGGAGAAGGAATGACTCTTACGCAGAGGAGGAGCCAGAGTGGTTCTCTGGTGGTCCTACGAGCCAGTCTGAGACGATCGAGCTCATTGGATTTGATGATAAAATACTGGAAGATGACAGACGCAAGTCCAGGCGCTCAAGGAAGAGGACAGAGTCCGTGAAAGAAG AGTGTAATGGACAGCTAGAGGAACAAAATGTGAGTCTGCGATCTTCAGCCGATCAGGAAGTTCCCCACGCTGATGTGCTGCCAGAGCAGTCCACTGGTGACTTTGACTTCAACGAATTTTTCAATCTGGAGAAGACCATGCCAGGATTGGCGTCT ATGATAGAGGATGTTTTAGGGGAAGGGCCTGTATCAGCTAGCCGCTTCAGTCAATGGTTCTCCAGTAACTTGAGCCCTTCAGGCAGCTGCTCCAGCAGTCTGAGGTCCACTCCGCATGAGGAACTGGAAAAACTAGCAg GCCTTGAAGCCCTTGGCACGTCCTCTGGCCAAGGTCCTGCCCCATTTTTCACACCCATTCAATCAGAGTGCAAGGAGAAGGTGGACATACTGGAGCTGTTGCACAAGGCTAAAGTAGACTTGAAGCCTCTTCTCTCCAACCTTTCGCTCAACAAGGCTCGGCTACGGGAAAACA CTCATTCTGGAGCAGTGCTGTCCCTGGAGGAGGTGGAAGGAGGAATGAAGGGCATGAAACTGGGCTCAGAACCACAAATGCAAAAGGTAGCGCCTACACGGAGAGGAAACGGGACGCCCTTCATGGCTGAGCACTTAGAAGAGGCTTTAACAGGTGGTCCTAGTGCTCGTCCACGGTCGCGTGACACAGACATGTCAGCCTTTAATAAACTGGTTAGCAGCATGAAGGCAAGTGGAACTCTGCCAACTCACCCTAAAACCAACTCAAGCAAT CAACCTTTAGACCAATCTATGGTGGCTCTGACTGAAGTTCCGATACCTCCTCAGCAACCGAAAAACATATTCCAG GAGCTCTTAGGAGGGCCTGCTCGTAGTCGCTCCCCAGTGCTACTTTGCAACCTTTTGGGCAACTCTGAGGTCTCACTTGCTCCCAACTCTGTACATGGCCTGCTGCACAAGGGTCCCTCACCACCTCTCTTCCCTCAGAGGTCACTCTCACCAGACTACTTTAACAGTCACTTGCAACATTCAGCAG GCTTTCCTGTTGGTGCTCAGCCCATGATGGCGGAACCATATGCTGAGGTTCACAGGTCTATGAGCCCAGCGTCTGCACCCCAGCACCAG ATGAGGCCGCTCTCAATGCCAGTGAATCATGCAGATCTCGAAGCCTTAGCATTTCAACAGGATCTTGCACTGCATGCCCATCACCAGTTCCCGTCTGGCTACAACAGGATACAACAGGACAAATCTTTTCGAAATCG TCCACAGCGTCTTAACCGCTCCCCTGGTCCAGGCCCCCAGCTTGCTGGGAGAAACTCACCAGGCAGTGCTGTCACCAGTATG TTGTCTCCATCATTTACACCTACGTCGGTTATCCGCAAAATGTATGCAACAAAAGAGAAAAGCAAAGATGATCCATCAAGTCGCTCAGAGACCAAAGATGAGGCAGCAGCATACTCTCAAGATG AGAACAACTTGCCGAGTTTACACATGGAAGCGACAGAAGGGAATGGCACCCAGTCTGGCGGCGTAAAGTCCAGCTCTAAGACTTTGCCAAGCAAGGACCAGGAGCGTCTCAGGCCACATTCTACCAGACATCATACGGCTACCACAGCACCGCCAGGACCACTCTCATCTTTCCAACGTTCTGTCTACCCAGTACCACTGCTATCCCACGTACCAATGGTGCGCCCTCCTCCTCAGCTCCACCCCAATGTGGTTCAACGAATGTTTGCACAGGGAATCCAACCCCAGCAGCTTGGACCAGCGCTGGTCCAAGCAG GTATATATCCACCCCATGTTGACCTTGCGCAACTTCAAGGCTTGCCCCCTGCAATACTGGGCCAAACACTGTACCCTCTGAGTGCAACAGCAGGGCACCCGCTTCTACCTCCCAGAGCAAACAGTCAGATGCAGCTTGCAATGATGCAGCAGCAACTTCAACAGAGACAAA TACATCAGGGCGTCCCAGGTCCACAGTCTCAGAGCCAAGGGCTTCATCGGATGAATGGCCCCCAGCAACACGACAGAAGTCCCCCCCCAGGCCTGGCCAAGTGGTTTGGATCTGACGTGCTGGATCAACAACTCCCTTCCATGCCGGCCAAGGTCATAAGTGTAGATGAGTTGGAGTTCCGGCCTTAG
- the eif4enif1 gene encoding eukaryotic translation initiation factor 4E transporter isoform X2 encodes MDGDACVEEKNGGDAAQDKVKIEPAATTPHRYTKEELLDIKELPISNERPDCLSEKYDSDGVWDPEKWHASLYPTSGRNSPLEGFKKEYLEDRVPLKRRIPDPRERLKEDDLDVILSPQRRSFGGGCQGNAAPTLHSSRPISPLENKENETLRLGGNRRIGSGRIITARAFEREARLEKERERDVRNFKDKRFRRDFGDKRVFSERRRNDSYAEEEPEWFSGGPTSQSETIELIGFDDKILEDDRRKSRRSRKRTESVKEECNGQLEEQNVSLRSSADQEVPHADVLPEQSTGDFDFNEFFNLEKTMPGLASMIEDVLGEGPVSASRFSQWFSSNLSPSGSCSSSLRSTPHEELEKLAGLEALGTSSGQGPAPFFTPIQSECKEKVDILELLHKAKVDLKPLLSNLSLNKARLRENMLSLEEVEGGMKGMKLGSEPQMQKVAPTRRGNGTPFMAEHLEEALTGGPSARPRSRDTDMSAFNKLVSSMKASGTLPTHPKTNSSNQPLDQSMVALTEVPIPPQQPKNIFQELLGGPARSRSPVLLCNLLGNSEVSLAPNSVHGLLHKGPSPPLFPQRSLSPDYFNSHLQHSAGFPVGAQPMMAEPYAEVHRSMSPASAPQHQMRPLSMPVNHADLEALAFQQDLALHAHHQFPSGYNRIQQDKSFRNRPQRLNRSPGPGPQLAGRNSPGSAVTSMLSPSFTPTSVIRKMYATKEKSKDDPSSRSETKDEAAAYSQDENNLPSLHMEATEGNGTQSGGVKSSSKTLPSKDQERLRPHSTRHHTATTAPPGPLSSFQRSVYPVPLLSHVPMVRPPPQLHPNVVQRMFAQGIQPQQLGPALVQAGIYPPHVDLAQLQGLPPAILGQTLYPLSATAGHPLLPPRANSQMQLAMMQQQLQQRQIHQGVPGPQSQSQGLHRMNGPQQHDRSPPPGLAKWFGSDVLDQQLPSMPAKVISVDELEFRP; translated from the exons TGATGGTGTCTGGGACCCTGAGAAGTGGCACGCCTCGCTGTATCCCACATCAGGGCGTAATTCTCCACTGGAAGGCTTTAAGAAGGAATATTTGGAGGATAGAGTTCCACTGAAACGAAGGATCCCAG ATCCTCGTGAGAGGTTAAAGGAAGATGACTTGGATGTCATACTGAGCCCACAGCGTCGCAGCTTTGGAGGTGGATGCCAAGGGAACGCTGCGCCCACGCTCCACTCCTCCCGACCCATCAGCCCACTTGAAAATAAGGAGAATGAGACTCTCCGTTTAGGAGGGAACCGAAGAATTGGAAGTGGTCGCATCATTACTGCCCGGGCCTTTGAGCGAGAAGCCCGCCTTGAGAAGGAGAGGGAACGGGATGTCAGAAACTTCAAAGACAAAAGATTCAGG AGAGATTTTGGAGATAAACGTGTGTTTAGTGAACGGAGAAGGAATGACTCTTACGCAGAGGAGGAGCCAGAGTGGTTCTCTGGTGGTCCTACGAGCCAGTCTGAGACGATCGAGCTCATTGGATTTGATGATAAAATACTGGAAGATGACAGACGCAAGTCCAGGCGCTCAAGGAAGAGGACAGAGTCCGTGAAAGAAG AGTGTAATGGACAGCTAGAGGAACAAAATGTGAGTCTGCGATCTTCAGCCGATCAGGAAGTTCCCCACGCTGATGTGCTGCCAGAGCAGTCCACTGGTGACTTTGACTTCAACGAATTTTTCAATCTGGAGAAGACCATGCCAGGATTGGCGTCT ATGATAGAGGATGTTTTAGGGGAAGGGCCTGTATCAGCTAGCCGCTTCAGTCAATGGTTCTCCAGTAACTTGAGCCCTTCAGGCAGCTGCTCCAGCAGTCTGAGGTCCACTCCGCATGAGGAACTGGAAAAACTAGCAg GCCTTGAAGCCCTTGGCACGTCCTCTGGCCAAGGTCCTGCCCCATTTTTCACACCCATTCAATCAGAGTGCAAGGAGAAGGTGGACATACTGGAGCTGTTGCACAAGGCTAAAGTAGACTTGAAGCCTCTTCTCTCCAACCTTTCGCTCAACAAGGCTCGGCTACGGGAAAACA TGCTGTCCCTGGAGGAGGTGGAAGGAGGAATGAAGGGCATGAAACTGGGCTCAGAACCACAAATGCAAAAGGTAGCGCCTACACGGAGAGGAAACGGGACGCCCTTCATGGCTGAGCACTTAGAAGAGGCTTTAACAGGTGGTCCTAGTGCTCGTCCACGGTCGCGTGACACAGACATGTCAGCCTTTAATAAACTGGTTAGCAGCATGAAGGCAAGTGGAACTCTGCCAACTCACCCTAAAACCAACTCAAGCAAT CAACCTTTAGACCAATCTATGGTGGCTCTGACTGAAGTTCCGATACCTCCTCAGCAACCGAAAAACATATTCCAG GAGCTCTTAGGAGGGCCTGCTCGTAGTCGCTCCCCAGTGCTACTTTGCAACCTTTTGGGCAACTCTGAGGTCTCACTTGCTCCCAACTCTGTACATGGCCTGCTGCACAAGGGTCCCTCACCACCTCTCTTCCCTCAGAGGTCACTCTCACCAGACTACTTTAACAGTCACTTGCAACATTCAGCAG GCTTTCCTGTTGGTGCTCAGCCCATGATGGCGGAACCATATGCTGAGGTTCACAGGTCTATGAGCCCAGCGTCTGCACCCCAGCACCAG ATGAGGCCGCTCTCAATGCCAGTGAATCATGCAGATCTCGAAGCCTTAGCATTTCAACAGGATCTTGCACTGCATGCCCATCACCAGTTCCCGTCTGGCTACAACAGGATACAACAGGACAAATCTTTTCGAAATCG TCCACAGCGTCTTAACCGCTCCCCTGGTCCAGGCCCCCAGCTTGCTGGGAGAAACTCACCAGGCAGTGCTGTCACCAGTATG TTGTCTCCATCATTTACACCTACGTCGGTTATCCGCAAAATGTATGCAACAAAAGAGAAAAGCAAAGATGATCCATCAAGTCGCTCAGAGACCAAAGATGAGGCAGCAGCATACTCTCAAGATG AGAACAACTTGCCGAGTTTACACATGGAAGCGACAGAAGGGAATGGCACCCAGTCTGGCGGCGTAAAGTCCAGCTCTAAGACTTTGCCAAGCAAGGACCAGGAGCGTCTCAGGCCACATTCTACCAGACATCATACGGCTACCACAGCACCGCCAGGACCACTCTCATCTTTCCAACGTTCTGTCTACCCAGTACCACTGCTATCCCACGTACCAATGGTGCGCCCTCCTCCTCAGCTCCACCCCAATGTGGTTCAACGAATGTTTGCACAGGGAATCCAACCCCAGCAGCTTGGACCAGCGCTGGTCCAAGCAG GTATATATCCACCCCATGTTGACCTTGCGCAACTTCAAGGCTTGCCCCCTGCAATACTGGGCCAAACACTGTACCCTCTGAGTGCAACAGCAGGGCACCCGCTTCTACCTCCCAGAGCAAACAGTCAGATGCAGCTTGCAATGATGCAGCAGCAACTTCAACAGAGACAAA TACATCAGGGCGTCCCAGGTCCACAGTCTCAGAGCCAAGGGCTTCATCGGATGAATGGCCCCCAGCAACACGACAGAAGTCCCCCCCCAGGCCTGGCCAAGTGGTTTGGATCTGACGTGCTGGATCAACAACTCCCTTCCATGCCGGCCAAGGTCATAAGTGTAGATGAGTTGGAGTTCCGGCCTTAG
- the eif4enif1 gene encoding eukaryotic translation initiation factor 4E transporter isoform X3 — MDGDACVEEKNGGDAAQDKVKIEPAATTPHRYTKEELLDIKELPISNERPDCLSEKYDSDGVWDPEKWHASLYPTSGRNSPLEGFKKEYLEDRVPLKRRIPDPRERLKEDDLDVILSPQRRSFGGGCQGNAAPTLHSSRPISPLENKENETLRLGGNRRIGSGRIITARAFEREARLEKERERDVRNFKDKRFRRDFGDKRVFSERRRNDSYAEEEPEWFSGGPTSQSETIELIGFDDKILEDDRRKSRRSRKRTESVKEECNGQLEEQNVSLRSSADQEVPHADVLPEQSTGDFDFNEFFNLEKTMPGLASQPLDQSMVALTEVPIPPQQPKNIFQELLGGPARSRSPVLLCNLLGNSEVSLAPNSVHGLLHKGPSPPLFPQRSLSPDYFNSHLQHSAGFPVGAQPMMAEPYAEVHRSMSPASAPQHQMRPLSMPVNHADLEALAFQQDLALHAHHQFPSGYNRIQQDKSFRNRPQRLNRSPGPGPQLAGRNSPGSAVTSMLSPSFTPTSVIRKMYATKEKSKDDPSSRSETKDEAAAYSQDENNLPSLHMEATEGNGTQSGGVKSSSKTLPSKDQERLRPHSTRHHTATTAPPGPLSSFQRSVYPVPLLSHVPMVRPPPQLHPNVVQRMFAQGIQPQQLGPALVQAGIYPPHVDLAQLQGLPPAILGQTLYPLSATAGHPLLPPRANSQMQLAMMQQQLQQRQIHQGVPGPQSQSQGLHRMNGPQQHDRSPPPGLAKWFGSDVLDQQLPSMPAKVISVDELEFRP; from the exons TGATGGTGTCTGGGACCCTGAGAAGTGGCACGCCTCGCTGTATCCCACATCAGGGCGTAATTCTCCACTGGAAGGCTTTAAGAAGGAATATTTGGAGGATAGAGTTCCACTGAAACGAAGGATCCCAG ATCCTCGTGAGAGGTTAAAGGAAGATGACTTGGATGTCATACTGAGCCCACAGCGTCGCAGCTTTGGAGGTGGATGCCAAGGGAACGCTGCGCCCACGCTCCACTCCTCCCGACCCATCAGCCCACTTGAAAATAAGGAGAATGAGACTCTCCGTTTAGGAGGGAACCGAAGAATTGGAAGTGGTCGCATCATTACTGCCCGGGCCTTTGAGCGAGAAGCCCGCCTTGAGAAGGAGAGGGAACGGGATGTCAGAAACTTCAAAGACAAAAGATTCAGG AGAGATTTTGGAGATAAACGTGTGTTTAGTGAACGGAGAAGGAATGACTCTTACGCAGAGGAGGAGCCAGAGTGGTTCTCTGGTGGTCCTACGAGCCAGTCTGAGACGATCGAGCTCATTGGATTTGATGATAAAATACTGGAAGATGACAGACGCAAGTCCAGGCGCTCAAGGAAGAGGACAGAGTCCGTGAAAGAAG AGTGTAATGGACAGCTAGAGGAACAAAATGTGAGTCTGCGATCTTCAGCCGATCAGGAAGTTCCCCACGCTGATGTGCTGCCAGAGCAGTCCACTGGTGACTTTGACTTCAACGAATTTTTCAATCTGGAGAAGACCATGCCAGGATTGGCGTCT CAACCTTTAGACCAATCTATGGTGGCTCTGACTGAAGTTCCGATACCTCCTCAGCAACCGAAAAACATATTCCAG GAGCTCTTAGGAGGGCCTGCTCGTAGTCGCTCCCCAGTGCTACTTTGCAACCTTTTGGGCAACTCTGAGGTCTCACTTGCTCCCAACTCTGTACATGGCCTGCTGCACAAGGGTCCCTCACCACCTCTCTTCCCTCAGAGGTCACTCTCACCAGACTACTTTAACAGTCACTTGCAACATTCAGCAG GCTTTCCTGTTGGTGCTCAGCCCATGATGGCGGAACCATATGCTGAGGTTCACAGGTCTATGAGCCCAGCGTCTGCACCCCAGCACCAG ATGAGGCCGCTCTCAATGCCAGTGAATCATGCAGATCTCGAAGCCTTAGCATTTCAACAGGATCTTGCACTGCATGCCCATCACCAGTTCCCGTCTGGCTACAACAGGATACAACAGGACAAATCTTTTCGAAATCG TCCACAGCGTCTTAACCGCTCCCCTGGTCCAGGCCCCCAGCTTGCTGGGAGAAACTCACCAGGCAGTGCTGTCACCAGTATG TTGTCTCCATCATTTACACCTACGTCGGTTATCCGCAAAATGTATGCAACAAAAGAGAAAAGCAAAGATGATCCATCAAGTCGCTCAGAGACCAAAGATGAGGCAGCAGCATACTCTCAAGATG AGAACAACTTGCCGAGTTTACACATGGAAGCGACAGAAGGGAATGGCACCCAGTCTGGCGGCGTAAAGTCCAGCTCTAAGACTTTGCCAAGCAAGGACCAGGAGCGTCTCAGGCCACATTCTACCAGACATCATACGGCTACCACAGCACCGCCAGGACCACTCTCATCTTTCCAACGTTCTGTCTACCCAGTACCACTGCTATCCCACGTACCAATGGTGCGCCCTCCTCCTCAGCTCCACCCCAATGTGGTTCAACGAATGTTTGCACAGGGAATCCAACCCCAGCAGCTTGGACCAGCGCTGGTCCAAGCAG GTATATATCCACCCCATGTTGACCTTGCGCAACTTCAAGGCTTGCCCCCTGCAATACTGGGCCAAACACTGTACCCTCTGAGTGCAACAGCAGGGCACCCGCTTCTACCTCCCAGAGCAAACAGTCAGATGCAGCTTGCAATGATGCAGCAGCAACTTCAACAGAGACAAA TACATCAGGGCGTCCCAGGTCCACAGTCTCAGAGCCAAGGGCTTCATCGGATGAATGGCCCCCAGCAACACGACAGAAGTCCCCCCCCAGGCCTGGCCAAGTGGTTTGGATCTGACGTGCTGGATCAACAACTCCCTTCCATGCCGGCCAAGGTCATAAGTGTAGATGAGTTGGAGTTCCGGCCTTAG